One window of the Opisthocomus hoazin isolate bOpiHoa1 chromosome 12, bOpiHoa1.hap1, whole genome shotgun sequence genome contains the following:
- the LOC104327432 gene encoding transmembrane protein 17B, with the protein MAAHTPLPPSLRRGLAAFSSSLFTNNKTQDSGTPRTHHPGTAGAITPSAGCEAGTRSGQRDPGPGVLGSPAHPCPPCLAHEVLASLPLQMMLYFNVWYFPVWCLAEGTMLQLKAGKPELGGQSGQGWAPARVGAGRAWGAGHREQGTGHRGWLGQGCALFQYHLLPQHYQVLLVTAFLILSLAEGSRLYLGYVGNLQEKVPELAAFLLLSLLIQLPILLFLLTDSHIVHLPLEVAVHSLFLAFLLAEIVAAFLTLKTMTKQLAAQFYLWQLREGGRGWPGPRGTVGQAAEQG; encoded by the exons ATGGCTGCGCacacccctctgccccccagcctCCGCCGGGGCCTGGCAGCGTTCAGCAGCTCCCTCTTCACCAACAACAAGACGCAGGACAGTGGCACTCCCCGCACCCACCACCCAG GCACGGCAGGGGCCATCACTCCCAGCGCGGGCTGCGAGGCAGGGACTCGCTCTGGGCAGCGAGACCCCGGGCCGGGGGTGCTGGgcagccctgcccacccctgcccaccctgcctagCCCACGAGGTGCTGGCCAGCCTGCCGCTCCAGATGATGCTCTACTTCAACGTCTGGTACTTCCCGGTCTGGTGCCTGGCCGAGGGGACGATGCTGCAGCTGAAG GCAGGGAAGCCTGAACTGGGAGGGCAgagtgggcagggctgggctccaGCACGGGTGGGAGCTGGCAGAGCATGGGGAGCAGGGCACAGGGAGCAGGGCACGGGGCACCGGGGCTGGCTGGGACAAGGCTGTGCCCTGTTCCAGTACCACCTGCTGCCTCAGCACTACCAGGTGCTGCTGGTCACTGCCTTCCTCATCCTCTCGCTGGCTGAAGGCTCCCGCCTCTACCTGGGCTACGTGGGGAAcctgcaggagaag GTGCCCGAGCTGGCCGcgttcctcctcctctccctcctgatCCAGCTCCCCATCCTGCTCTTCCTGCTGACGGACAGCCACATCGTCCACCTGCCGCTGGAGGTGGCCGTGCACAGCCTTTTCCTGGCCTTCCTCCTCGCTGAGATCGTGGCTGCCTTCCTCACACTGAAGACCATGACCAAGCAGCTGGCAGCACAGTTCTACCTGTGGCAGCTCAGGGAGGGTGGCAGGGGATGGCCGGGGCCGAGGGGCACAGTGGGGCAGGCAGCTGAGCAGGGGTGA
- the P2RX6 gene encoding P2X purinoceptor 6 produces the protein MVGGAARGRCGGLLDYKTAKFALTRNRRVGLLHRLLQLGVLGYLLGWVLLARKGYQETDAAPRAAVVAKLKGAAGGAGRRVWDAADYGRAPQGEDVLFVATSFIATAGQAQGACPESPSVLDAVCAEDADCPVGKPVDRGNGIKTGKCVTFNTTHSTCEIYGWCPVENNTLPRKPLLAEAENFTLFIKNTVHFTKFNFSKCNALQTNDPTYFKSCKYDPFFSPFCPVFRVRDMVEAAGETFGDLALLGGSIGVRIEWDCDLDRPAAQCQPQYSFSLRDRRYNFRTASYYWDPQRRLYRNLLKLYGIRFDISVHGQAGKFSVIPAAVSFGTGVAFFGAATVVCDLVLLYLDAKADFYWKEKFEEIWENPGGEFLAFDSRAWCLVCTEPGRGEAVTGLTPSGSRAAERDPAGAQAAGTAVPRPEPQLDSKESLRAPRPAPRLFTLF, from the exons atggtgggcggggcggcgcgcgggcgctgcggcgggctgctcgACTACAAGACGGCCAAGTTCGCGCTGACGCGGAACCGGCGGGTCGGGCTGCTGCACCGGCTGCTGCAGCTCGGCGTGCTGGGCTACCTGCTCGG gtgggtgctgctggcGCGGAAGGGCTACCAGGAGACGgacgccgcgccccgcgccgccgtgGTGGCCAAGCTgaagggggcggcgggcggcgcgggccggcGGGTGTGGGACGCGGCGGACTACGGGCGGGCCCCGCAG gGAGAAGACGTGCTATTCGTGGCCACCAGCTTCATCGCCACGGCGGGGCAAGCCCAGGGCGCCTGTCCCGAG AGCCCCTCTGTTCTTGATGCGGTGTGCGCAGAAGATGCAGACTGCCCCGTGGGAAAGCCAGTGGATCGTGGCAACG GGATAAAAACTGGGAAATGTGTGACTTTCAACACCACCCATTCCACCTGTGAGATCTATGGCTGGTGTCCTGTGGAGAACAACACCCTGCCCAG GAAACCTCTTCTGGCTGAGGCGGAGAATTTCACTCTTTTTATAAAAAACACCGTCCACTTCACCAAATTTAACTTCTCCAA GTGCAATGCTTTGCAAACCAACGACCCCACCTATTTCAAGAGCTGCAAATATGATCCTTTCTTCAGCCCCTTCTGCCCTGTCTTCCGTGTCCGTGACATGGTGGAGGCAGCTGGAGAGACCTTTGGAGACCTCGCACTGCTG GGGGGGAGCATCGGAGTTCGCATTGAGTGGGACTGTGACCTGGATCGCCCTGCCGCCCAGTGCCAGCCACAGTACTCCTTCAGCCTGCGGGACAGGAGGTACAATTTCAG AACTGCCTCCTACTACTGGGACCCCCAGCGGCGGCTCTACCGGAACCTGCTGAAGCTCTACGGTATCCGCTTCGACATCTCCGTGCACGGCCAG GCGGGGAAGTTCAGCGTCATTCCTGCTGCTGTGAGCTTCGGCACCGGCGTCGCATTCTTTGGCGCC GCCACGGTGGTCTGTGACCTGGTGCTGCTCTACCTGGATGCGAAGGCTGACTTCTATTGGAAGGAGAAGTTCGAGGAG ATCTGGGAAAACCCCGGTGGAGAATTCTTAGCCTTCGACTCTCGGGCTTGGTGTCTGGTCTGCACTGAACCTGGCAGAGGTGAAGCTGTCACAGGTTTAACGCCATCGGGCAGCAGAGCGGCGGAGAGGGACCCAGCCGGTGcccaggctgcagggacagcGGTACCGCGACCTGAGCCGCAGTTAGACAGCAAGGAGTCCCTGAGGGCACCTCGCCCAGCTCCACGTCTGTTCACCCTCTTCTGA